In Bacillus horti, the following proteins share a genomic window:
- a CDS encoding carbohydrate ABC transporter permease, with protein MKTSEVHSTAGDSPLQPAKQQERKSVKWKKELTAFLFIGPFFLLFLLFIIIPVVIAIYFSFTYFNTIEAPRFIGLQNFVDLLSADQVFMMHVLPNTFKFALIVGPIGYLLAFWLAWLLAQVPRRSRSLFTLAIYSPSMTAGVAMAVVWLIIFSGDQSGYLNSILLQLNIITEPIQWTQSPHFLMPIMIIVTLWGSMGVGFLAMLAGILNVDRQLYEAAYIDGIRNRWQEVFYITIPSMKPQMLFGAVMAVVGTFQAGAIGVQLSGDNPTPQYAGQLIINHIDDYGFIRYEMGYASALSVVLLIFVYLLSKLCWKLFGAKD; from the coding sequence ATGAAAACGAGCGAGGTTCATTCAACAGCAGGAGATTCTCCTCTTCAGCCAGCTAAGCAGCAGGAGCGTAAATCTGTGAAGTGGAAGAAGGAGCTAACGGCTTTTCTGTTTATTGGTCCCTTCTTCCTGCTTTTTCTCTTATTTATTATTATCCCTGTTGTTATAGCCATTTATTTTTCTTTTACGTACTTCAATACAATTGAGGCGCCACGCTTTATTGGTCTGCAAAATTTTGTAGATTTGCTCTCAGCTGATCAGGTGTTTATGATGCATGTTTTGCCGAATACGTTTAAGTTTGCTCTAATTGTTGGACCAATTGGTTATCTATTAGCCTTCTGGTTGGCTTGGTTGTTGGCTCAGGTTCCTAGACGATCGAGAAGCTTGTTTACTCTAGCGATCTATTCTCCCTCAATGACGGCTGGGGTAGCGATGGCTGTTGTTTGGTTAATTATTTTTAGTGGGGATCAAAGTGGATATTTAAATAGTATTCTACTCCAATTGAATATCATTACTGAGCCTATTCAATGGACTCAGTCCCCTCATTTTTTAATGCCTATTATGATCATAGTTACATTATGGGGAAGCATGGGAGTTGGATTTTTGGCCATGCTAGCTGGAATTTTAAATGTGGATCGTCAGCTTTATGAAGCGGCCTATATCGATGGGATTCGCAATCGCTGGCAGGAGGTCTTTTATATTACGATTCCTTCGATGAAGCCACAAATGCTATTTGGAGCCGTTATGGCTGTTGTAGGAACGTTTCAGGCTGGAGCCATCGGTGTACAGCTTTCAGGAGATAATCCAACCCCTCAATATGCGGGTCAGCTTATTATTAATCATATTGATGATTATGGTTTTATTCGTTATGAGATGGGTTATGCCTCCGCTCTTTCTGTCGTGCTATTGATTTTTGTGTATTTGTTATCAAAGCTGTGCTGGAAGCTTTTTGGAGCTAAGGATTAG
- a CDS encoding carbohydrate ABC transporter permease has translation MAKFRANQMDPDRFHFSQSGFYFFLITLSIFMVMPIIFIFSTALKPIDELFLYPPRFFVMRPTLQNFYDLFSTTSVTVVPMVKYLFNSIVVTVVVVAATVIISTMTGFALSKLDFKFKKIIFEANVLAIMFVPVAVAIPRFFIVDALGIMDTMLGHILPLLALPVSVFLLKQFVDQIPDALIEAATIDGANTFQVFTRIILPMVYPALATVAILSFQLAWNNVETSTLYMDAENQKTLAFYMTTLASNLENNVAGQGMAAAAGLLMFLPNLIIFLFLQSKVMNTMAHSGLK, from the coding sequence ATGGCCAAATTTCGAGCGAATCAAATGGATCCTGATCGCTTTCATTTCAGTCAATCTGGATTCTATTTTTTCCTTATAACATTAAGTATCTTCATGGTTATGCCGATAATCTTTATTTTCTCAACGGCGCTAAAGCCAATTGATGAGCTATTTTTATACCCGCCTCGTTTTTTTGTAATGAGGCCAACTCTACAGAATTTTTATGATTTGTTCAGCACAACATCTGTGACTGTGGTTCCCATGGTAAAGTATCTGTTTAATAGTATTGTGGTGACGGTTGTAGTGGTTGCTGCAACAGTAATCATAAGTACTATGACTGGTTTTGCCTTATCTAAATTAGATTTCAAGTTTAAAAAAATCATCTTTGAAGCGAACGTTCTTGCCATTATGTTTGTGCCTGTTGCTGTGGCTATTCCTCGTTTCTTTATTGTAGATGCTTTAGGGATTATGGACACGATGCTTGGTCATATTTTACCGCTATTGGCGTTACCTGTTTCTGTTTTCTTACTGAAGCAGTTTGTGGATCAGATTCCTGATGCTTTAATTGAAGCGGCGACCATTGATGGTGCAAATACATTTCAGGTTTTTACAAGGATTATCTTACCCATGGTGTATCCCGCTTTAGCAACGGTGGCTATTTTGTCCTTCCAGCTTGCTTGGAATAACGTGGAAACCTCCACTCTTTATATGGATGCGGAGAATCAAAAAACATTAGCTTTTTATATGACTACACTAGCTTCTAATTTGGAGAACAATGTAGCTGGGCAAGGGATGGCTGCAGCAGCTGGCTTATTAATGTTTTTACCGAATTTAATTATATTCTTGTTTTTGCAGTCTAAGGTCATGAATACGATGGCTCATTCAGGGCTGAAATAG